The proteins below come from a single Fusobacteriaceae bacterium genomic window:
- the mraY gene encoding phospho-N-acetylmuramoyl-pentapeptide-transferase, whose protein sequence is MLYLLGIISEKLSFLKSIYLRSFICFTLAFTLVVVLGGPFIEFLHRRKFDEKIRDDGPSVHQNKKGTPTMGGVLIIAVLFFSNFISANLINPQILLLFLVTVAFAVIGFIDDYKKFTESKKGLSGRKKLLGQGIIAIIVWLYVTQHGITGDGALDLTLICPINVRWSIYIGGLGMLIFIIVILMGSSNAVNITDGLDGLAIMPMIICCAMLATIAYFSSHMELTQHLKLYYINGAGEITVYLAGVCGAGLGFLWYNFYPAQVFMGDTGSLTLGGILGVVAILLKQELILPVVGGIYVLEALSVILQVASFKLRGVRIFKMAPLHHHFELMGLAETKVTMRFWIASFMFGILALGVIRLRGLF, encoded by the coding sequence ATGTTATATCTCTTGGGCATCATTTCTGAGAAACTGAGCTTTTTAAAATCCATTTACCTCAGGAGCTTCATTTGCTTTACGCTGGCTTTTACGCTGGTCGTGGTCCTCGGCGGGCCCTTCATCGAGTTTTTGCACAGGCGCAAATTTGACGAAAAGATCCGCGACGACGGTCCCAGCGTGCACCAGAACAAAAAAGGGACGCCCACCATGGGCGGCGTGCTCATTATCGCCGTGCTCTTTTTCTCAAACTTCATTTCGGCCAATCTGATCAATCCGCAAATCCTGTTGCTGTTCCTCGTCACCGTCGCTTTCGCGGTCATCGGCTTCATCGACGACTACAAAAAATTCACCGAGAGCAAAAAAGGCCTCTCCGGCAGGAAAAAGCTGCTGGGGCAGGGTATTATCGCCATTATTGTGTGGCTTTACGTGACGCAACACGGGATCACCGGAGACGGGGCGCTGGATCTCACGCTGATCTGCCCGATTAACGTCCGCTGGTCCATTTATATCGGCGGTCTCGGAATGTTGATATTTATTATAGTTATTCTCATGGGCTCCTCCAACGCCGTCAACATCACCGACGGCCTCGATGGGCTGGCCATTATGCCCATGATCATCTGCTGCGCCATGCTGGCTACCATCGCCTATTTTTCGAGCCATATGGAGCTGACTCAGCATCTGAAGCTCTATTATATCAACGGCGCGGGGGAGATCACGGTCTATCTCGCGGGAGTCTGCGGCGCGGGTCTGGGCTTTCTCTGGTACAATTTTTATCCGGCCCAGGTCTTTATGGGCGATACGGGTTCCCTGACCCTCGGGGGGATTTTGGGAGTCGTCGCGATATTGTTGAAACAGGAACTGATTCTGCCTGTCGTCGGCGGAATCTATGTATTGGAGGCGCTTTCCGTGATCCTTCAGGTGGCCTCCTTCAAGCTCAGGGGCGTCAGGATCTTTAAAATGGCGCCGTTGCATCATCATTTTGAACTGATGGGTCTCGCGGAGACCAAGGTCACCATGCGCTTCTGGATTGCCTCCTTCATGTTCGGCATCCTGGCGCTGGGCGTGATCCGTCTGCGCGGGCTTTTTTAA